One genomic segment of Arthrobacter sp. zg-Y1110 includes these proteins:
- the pepN gene encoding aminopeptidase N — MPNQNLSRDEAALRSRLLSVTSYDVHLDLGNALDQDAAGFRSRSTITFDCSEPGAGTFLDFIHGGVSSVVLNGVELDLADVVEDSRIHLPGLQEQNTVTVDGTALYSRSGEGLHRFRDPADGQTYLYTQYEPADARRVFADFEQPDLKASFSFTVTAPTGWEVASNGVETQRTPLGDGSLSRWKFAPTQRISTYITTVLAGPYHRAQDEWSIRLDDGTDLHVPLAAYCRSSLAGYFDAENIFAVTKRGLDYFHHLFAFPYPFGKYDSAFVPEYNLGAMENPGLVTFTEAYVFRSRATEAQYEARANTILHEMAHMWFGDLVTMKWWDDLWLKESFADYMGALAVDRATDFTNSWVSFANRRKAWAYVQDQLPTTHPIVADIPDLEAAKQNFDGITYAKGASVLKQLVAYVGFDTFIEAARGYFRAHAFGNTTLADLLGALEAASGRDMALWSSRWLQTAGVPVLVPETETDDAGAYTSVVIRQNAPDPVSGEQVPRPHRLRVGLYDFDDAGALVRIDSVELDVAGARTEVPELLGRQRPALLLLNDEDLTYAKIRFDDASLGTLLESLHRLSDPLARAITLSALWNSVRDGVLSAKDYVRLVQRVAPQESGAGVLQVLLDNALSAIEYYAPTSRRDGLREEFYAHIAEQLKTAAPGSDRQIIWARAAAGAGRRSSTYNQLLRGLLDGSAGIEGLAVDSDLRWRLWVALAATDSATRAELDAELERDTTASGRVGHTTAAAAFPDPEVKAAAWQAAVKSDSLSNELLSATITGFGLGSHELLDGYVEDYFASLTGVWSARSIELASRVVGGLYPGHQDAAAGIAPADHPVVQKSVEWLELHPDAPGALRRIIIEQQDQLLRSLRVQAAGL, encoded by the coding sequence GTGCCTAACCAGAACCTGAGCCGTGACGAAGCCGCTCTGCGGTCCCGCCTGCTGTCCGTGACCTCCTACGACGTCCATCTGGACCTGGGCAATGCCCTGGACCAGGATGCCGCAGGATTCCGGTCGCGAAGCACCATAACCTTCGACTGTTCAGAGCCCGGTGCCGGGACGTTCCTGGACTTCATCCACGGCGGGGTGTCCTCGGTGGTCCTGAACGGCGTCGAGCTGGACCTCGCGGATGTTGTGGAGGATTCCCGGATCCACCTGCCCGGCCTGCAGGAGCAAAACACCGTCACCGTGGACGGCACGGCCCTCTACAGCCGCAGCGGCGAGGGCCTGCACCGCTTCCGCGACCCGGCGGACGGGCAGACCTACCTCTACACGCAGTACGAGCCCGCCGACGCGCGGCGCGTGTTTGCCGACTTTGAGCAGCCGGACCTGAAGGCATCCTTCAGTTTCACCGTAACGGCGCCGACCGGCTGGGAAGTGGCCTCCAACGGCGTCGAAACGCAGCGGACGCCGCTGGGTGACGGCAGCTTGAGCCGGTGGAAGTTCGCCCCCACCCAGCGCATCTCCACCTACATCACCACGGTCCTCGCCGGGCCGTACCACCGAGCCCAGGACGAGTGGTCCATCCGGCTCGACGACGGCACCGACCTGCACGTTCCGCTGGCTGCGTACTGCCGTTCCTCCCTGGCCGGGTATTTTGACGCGGAAAACATCTTCGCGGTCACGAAGCGGGGACTGGACTACTTCCACCACCTCTTTGCCTTCCCGTATCCCTTCGGGAAGTACGATTCGGCCTTCGTCCCCGAGTACAACCTCGGCGCCATGGAGAATCCCGGCCTGGTGACCTTCACGGAGGCATACGTGTTCCGGTCCCGGGCCACGGAGGCGCAGTACGAGGCACGGGCGAACACCATCCTGCACGAGATGGCGCATATGTGGTTCGGCGACCTGGTGACCATGAAATGGTGGGACGACCTGTGGCTCAAGGAGTCCTTCGCGGACTACATGGGCGCCCTGGCCGTGGACCGTGCCACCGATTTCACCAACTCGTGGGTCAGCTTCGCGAACCGGCGCAAGGCCTGGGCCTATGTCCAGGACCAGCTGCCCACCACGCACCCCATCGTGGCGGACATTCCCGACCTGGAGGCGGCGAAGCAGAACTTCGACGGCATCACGTATGCCAAGGGTGCCTCGGTGCTCAAGCAGCTGGTGGCCTACGTCGGGTTCGATACCTTTATCGAAGCCGCCCGGGGATACTTCCGGGCCCATGCCTTCGGCAACACCACGCTCGCGGATCTCCTCGGCGCACTGGAAGCTGCGTCCGGCAGGGACATGGCGCTGTGGTCCAGCCGGTGGCTCCAGACCGCTGGCGTTCCGGTCCTGGTTCCGGAGACCGAAACCGACGACGCCGGTGCCTACACTTCCGTGGTCATCCGGCAGAATGCTCCGGATCCGGTCAGCGGAGAACAGGTCCCCCGGCCGCACCGGCTCCGCGTCGGCCTGTACGATTTCGACGACGCCGGCGCCCTGGTCCGCATCGACAGCGTGGAACTGGACGTCGCCGGTGCACGGACGGAGGTACCTGAACTGCTCGGCAGGCAGCGTCCGGCCCTCCTGCTGCTCAACGACGAGGACCTTACCTACGCCAAGATCCGCTTTGACGACGCGTCGCTGGGCACCCTGCTGGAGTCCCTGCACCGGCTCAGCGATCCCCTGGCCCGGGCCATCACCCTGTCAGCTCTGTGGAACAGCGTCCGTGACGGTGTCCTCAGTGCCAAGGACTACGTCCGGCTGGTCCAGCGGGTGGCGCCGCAGGAAAGCGGTGCAGGCGTCCTGCAGGTACTGCTGGACAACGCCCTCAGCGCCATCGAGTACTACGCACCGACGTCGCGGCGGGACGGATTGCGCGAGGAGTTCTACGCGCATATTGCCGAGCAGTTGAAGACGGCCGCACCTGGCAGCGACCGGCAGATCATCTGGGCCCGGGCCGCCGCCGGTGCCGGGCGGCGCAGCAGCACCTACAACCAGCTGCTGCGCGGACTGCTGGACGGCAGCGCCGGCATCGAAGGCCTGGCAGTGGATTCCGATCTTCGCTGGCGCCTGTGGGTGGCCCTTGCGGCCACTGATTCCGCGACCCGCGCGGAACTGGACGCGGAACTGGAACGGGACACCACGGCGTCGGGCCGGGTGGGCCACACCACCGCTGCGGCTGCCTTCCCGGATCCGGAGGTAAAGGCAGCGGCATGGCAGGCAGCAGTGAAGTCCGACAGCCTCTCCAACGAACTGCTGTCCGCCACGATCACCGGGTTCGGCCTGGGCAGCCACGAGCTGCTGGACGGATACGTAGAGGACTATTTCGCCTCACTTACCGGGGTCTGGTCCGCGCGCAGCATCGAGCTGGCCTCACGCGTGGTCGGCGGGCTCTACCCGGGGCACCAGGACGCAGCAGCCGGCATAGCGCCGGCCGACCATCCGGTAGTGCAGAAATCGGTCGAATGGCTGGAGCTCCATCCCGACGCGCCGGGTGCGCTGCGGCGGATTATCATCGAGCAGCAGGACCAGCTGCTTCGGTCCCTGCGCGTCCAGGCGGCCGGACTGTAG
- a CDS encoding type B 50S ribosomal protein L31, whose amino-acid sequence MKSDIHPKYAPVVFRDLASDTAFLTASTATSSKTIEWEDGNTYPLIEVEISSASHPFYTGKQRIMDSAGRVERFNARFKGFGAKK is encoded by the coding sequence GTGAAGTCTGATATCCACCCCAAGTATGCTCCGGTTGTCTTCCGTGACCTCGCGTCCGACACCGCTTTCCTGACGGCCTCCACCGCCACCTCCTCCAAGACGATCGAGTGGGAAGACGGAAACACCTACCCGCTCATCGAGGTGGAAATCTCCTCTGCATCGCACCCGTTCTACACGGGCAAGCAGCGCATCATGGACTCCGCCGGCCGCGTGGAGCGCTTCAACGCCCGCTTCAAGGGCTTCGGCGCGAAGAAGTAG
- a CDS encoding biotin/lipoate A/B protein ligase family protein: MASTDNNGRRHGEYKVPGGKLVVVDLEVRDGRLADVSLGGDFFLEPDEALGDINAALEGLPAETTFGDIAAAVRSRLSPDAVFFGFSPEAVATTVRRALGKATGWGDHQWEIIPPTPLSTHMHVAMDEVLAEEVGAGKRNPTLRFWEWESPSVVIGSFQSLKNEVDPEGAERHGVTVVRRITGGGAMFMEHGNAITYSLYVPQSLVDGLSFADSYPFLDGWVMESLKKLGISAWYVPLNDIATDQGKIGGAAQKRFSSGGMLHHVTMSYNIDADKMVEVLRIGKEKLSDKGTTSAKKRVDPLKRQTGLSREDIIDTMMDTFATRYGAVEASISDEELALAEQKVAEKFDTPEWLSRVP; the protein is encoded by the coding sequence ATGGCAAGCACGGATAACAACGGACGCCGGCACGGGGAATACAAAGTTCCCGGCGGCAAACTTGTTGTAGTGGACCTGGAAGTCCGTGACGGCAGGCTGGCCGACGTCTCCCTTGGCGGCGACTTCTTCCTGGAACCTGATGAAGCACTCGGGGATATCAATGCCGCCCTCGAGGGGCTGCCTGCCGAGACGACGTTCGGTGATATTGCCGCGGCCGTCCGCTCCCGCTTGTCCCCGGATGCGGTTTTCTTCGGCTTCTCGCCCGAAGCCGTGGCCACCACCGTGCGCCGCGCCCTGGGCAAGGCCACCGGCTGGGGCGACCACCAGTGGGAGATCATCCCGCCCACCCCGCTGTCCACACACATGCATGTAGCCATGGACGAGGTCCTGGCGGAGGAAGTGGGCGCCGGCAAGCGCAATCCCACGCTCCGGTTCTGGGAATGGGAGTCGCCTTCAGTGGTGATCGGCAGCTTCCAGTCCCTGAAGAACGAGGTGGATCCGGAGGGAGCGGAACGGCACGGCGTCACCGTAGTCCGGCGCATCACCGGCGGCGGTGCCATGTTCATGGAGCACGGCAACGCCATCACCTACTCCCTCTACGTTCCCCAGTCCTTGGTGGACGGACTGAGCTTCGCGGATTCCTACCCCTTCCTGGACGGCTGGGTGATGGAATCCCTGAAGAAGCTCGGAATCTCCGCCTGGTACGTTCCGCTGAACGACATTGCCACGGACCAGGGCAAGATCGGCGGTGCCGCGCAGAAGCGATTCAGCAGCGGCGGCATGCTGCACCACGTCACCATGTCCTACAACATCGACGCGGACAAGATGGTGGAGGTGCTGCGCATCGGCAAGGAAAAGCTCTCCGACAAGGGCACCACGAGCGCCAAGAAGCGGGTGGACCCGCTGAAGCGGCAGACCGGGCTTTCCCGTGAAGACATCATTGACACCATGATGGACACCTTCGCCACGCGTTACGGCGCCGTGGAGGCGTCGATCTCCGACGAGGAGCTTGCCCTCGCGGAGCAGAAGGTCGCCGAAAAGTTCGACACCCCGGAGTGGCTGAGCCGCGTCCCCTAA
- a CDS encoding YeiH family protein, producing MPDSRAASSPVPSSRPARLQRTVPGLLTAAAAVAASFLVHQLLPAVPVLTAAVVLGLLAANLPGTAAQAVGSWKPGLALAARKFLRLGIVLLGLKVSLVDIAGLGWTALLLIVALVLAAFAGTYVICRLFRLPGDEPVLIAAGFSICGVSAIGAMAAVRRTRTEETVVPVALVTLCGTLAIAALPLAGRVLDLPAEVFGAWAGASVHDVGQVVATAQTAGTAALAVAVVVKLARVVLLAPMTAAAGLLARRAEAQVPVQGKRPPLVPLFVLGFLALILVRTWGVLPEAALETAAVLQELLFAAALFALGAGVRVRTLFASGFRAAAAALTSWALISGLGLAAAVLLAG from the coding sequence GTGCCAGATTCCCGCGCTGCCTCCTCCCCCGTGCCGTCCTCCCGGCCTGCCCGCCTGCAACGCACTGTCCCCGGGCTGCTGACCGCTGCGGCCGCCGTCGCCGCGTCCTTCCTGGTGCATCAGCTCCTGCCCGCGGTACCTGTCCTGACAGCCGCAGTTGTGCTGGGCCTGCTGGCGGCGAACCTACCCGGTACCGCGGCCCAAGCCGTCGGTTCCTGGAAACCCGGACTGGCCCTGGCCGCGCGGAAATTCCTCCGCCTCGGAATCGTGCTGCTGGGGCTGAAGGTCTCGCTGGTCGATATCGCCGGACTGGGCTGGACAGCACTGCTGCTGATCGTGGCGCTTGTGCTGGCGGCGTTCGCGGGGACGTACGTCATCTGCCGGTTGTTCCGCCTTCCGGGTGATGAACCGGTGCTCATCGCAGCCGGGTTCTCCATCTGCGGCGTTTCTGCCATCGGGGCAATGGCCGCAGTCCGCAGGACCCGCACCGAAGAAACGGTGGTACCGGTCGCGCTGGTCACCCTTTGCGGCACGCTCGCCATTGCGGCGCTGCCGTTGGCCGGCAGGGTGCTGGACCTGCCGGCGGAAGTTTTCGGCGCATGGGCCGGGGCGTCCGTGCACGACGTCGGACAGGTAGTCGCCACGGCGCAGACCGCAGGAACCGCGGCCCTGGCGGTGGCCGTCGTCGTGAAACTGGCGCGGGTAGTGCTGCTGGCACCGATGACCGCAGCCGCCGGACTGCTGGCCCGGCGTGCAGAGGCGCAGGTTCCGGTGCAGGGCAAGCGCCCTCCGCTGGTCCCCTTGTTTGTTCTCGGGTTCCTCGCGCTGATCCTGGTCCGCACCTGGGGAGTGCTGCCTGAGGCGGCGCTGGAAACCGCCGCCGTCCTGCAGGAACTGCTGTTTGCCGCGGCATTGTTTGCGCTGGGGGCCGGTGTCCGGGTGAGGACACTCTTCGCCTCCGGTTTCCGTGCGGCGGCAGCAGCGTTGACCTCGTGGGCCCTGATATCCGGGCTGGGCCTAGCCGCGGCGGTGCTGCTGGCCGGATAG
- a CDS encoding cupin domain-containing protein has product MEKKSLTALARQHMESSRQAASGRSASTVYGGHEHVLRQTVIALRAGFVMDEHENPGEATVYVLKGRVALASEGNTWDGSAGDLLIVPQARHSVEALEDSAILLTVAKPQLA; this is encoded by the coding sequence ATGGAGAAAAAGTCGCTGACCGCCCTCGCCCGCCAACACATGGAATCCTCACGGCAGGCGGCCAGCGGACGCAGCGCCTCCACCGTCTACGGCGGGCACGAGCACGTGCTGCGGCAAACCGTGATCGCCCTCCGGGCCGGGTTTGTTATGGACGAGCATGAGAATCCGGGCGAGGCTACGGTCTATGTCCTCAAGGGCCGGGTTGCCCTGGCTTCGGAGGGAAACACCTGGGACGGCTCCGCGGGAGACCTGCTGATTGTTCCGCAGGCACGGCACTCCGTCGAGGCCCTGGAGGACTCGGCCATCCTCCTCACCGTCGCCAAGCCGCAGCTGGCCTGA